The Euphorbia lathyris chromosome 2, ddEupLath1.1, whole genome shotgun sequence genome includes a window with the following:
- the LOC136216842 gene encoding cytochrome P450 94A1-like translates to MLTFILQLFFSFFLLLFPLIILSIFRSPKTSPNLPKSYPIIGHYFDLKANWNRRAQWISSILQNSPSATFTLFHPTGGRRIVTGNPANVQHILKTRFHNYQKGNDFRTILSDFLGNGIFNADGDTWKFQRQIASHEFNTKSLRKFIETVVDTELSRRLIPILSSAAKTREIIDFQDVLQRFMFDNICQIAFGYDPQYLLPSLPEEKFARAFEDGVRISSERFNSLLWKIRRFFNVGSERKLREAVAEVRDFAVKLVKEKKGELKTEKSIESVDLLSRFLSSGHSDEKFVTDIVISFIIAGRDTTSAALTWFFWVLSENPDAETEIINEITEKSETETPVFEEVRSMVYTHAALCESMRLYPPVPADTKFAEDDDVWPDGTAVKKGTAVTYHPFAMGRLAMLWGSDWAEYKPERWLRRDGDSGKWSFVGRDAYTYPVFQGGPRICLGKEMAFLQMKRVVAGVLSKFKVVPVMEPGVEPEFYSYLTAKMRGGFPVRIEERVM, encoded by the coding sequence ATGTTGACTTTCATTCTCCAACTCTTCTTCTCATTTTTCCTCCTCCTTTTTCCCCTAATCATCCTCTCCATTTTCAGATCCCCCAAAACCTCCCCAAATCTCCCAAAATCATACCCTATAATCGGCCATTACTTCGATCTCAAAGCAAATTGGAATCGCCGAGCTCAATGGATATCTTCAATTCTCCAAAACTCACCTTCTGCAACTTTCACCCTCTTCCACCCCACCGGCGGCCGCCGCATCGTCACCGGAAACCCCGCCAATGTTCAACACATCCTCAAAACTCGCTTCCACAATTACCAGAAAGGCAACGATTTCCGTACTATCCTCTCTGATTTCCTCGGGAACGGCATCTTTAATGCCGACGGCGATACCTGGAAATTCCAGCGTCAAATCGCTTCTCATGAATTCAACACCAAATCGCTCCGGAAATTTATCGAAACCGTCGTTGATACTGAGTTATCCCGCCGGTTAATCCCAATTCTTTCCTCCGCCGCTAAAACTCGGGAGATTATCGATTTTCAGGATGTTCTTCAGAGATTTATGTTTGATAATATTTGTCAGATTGCGTTTGGGTATGATCCCCAATATCTTTTACCGTCTCTCCCGGAGGAAAAATTTGCTCGAGCTTTTGAAGATGGAGTTAGGATAAGTAGCGAGAGGTTTAATTCGTTGCTCTGGAAAATCAGGAGGTTTTTCAATGTCGGATCGGAGAGGAAACTCCGGGAAGCGGTGGCGGAAGTTCGTGATTTTGCGGTGAAATTAGTTAAGGAGAAGAAGGGGGAATTGAAAACggaaaaatcaattgaatcggttgATCTTTTGTCACGATTTTTAAGCTCCGGTCACTCCGATGAGAAATTTGTTACTGATATTGTAATTAGCTTCATAATCGCCGGCCGAGACACGACTTCCGCAGCTTTAACGTGGTTTTTCTGGGTATTATCGGAAAATCCAGACGCCGAAACGGAAATAATTAACGAGATAACCGAGAAATCGGAAACGGAGACGCCGGTTTTTGAAGAAGTGAGGAGTATGGTTTATACTCATGCTGCTTTATGTGAGAGTATGAGGTTGTATCCGCCGGTGCCGGCGGATACGAAATTTGCGGAAGACGATGATGTTTGGCCGGATGGAACGGCGGTGAAGAAAGGGACGGCGGTTACTTATCATCCGTTTGCGATGGGGAGATTGGCGATGTTGTGGGGGTCCGATTGGGCGGAGTATAAACCGGAGAGATGGCTCCGGCGAGATGGAGATTCCGGTAAGTGGAGTTTTGTGGGGAGAGATGCTTATACTTATCCGGTTTTTCAAGGTGGGCCAAGGATTTGTTTGGGAAAAGAAATGGCTTTTTTGCAAATGAAGAGAGTGGTGGCCGGAGTTTTGAGTAAGTTTAAGGTGGTTCCGGTGATGGAGCCCGGAGTTGAGCCGGAATTTTATTCGTACTTGACTGCGAAGATGAGAGGCGGGTTTCCGGTGAGAATTGAGGAACGTGTTATGTAA